CGAAATGAGCAAAAGGTAGGACTCCACTAGCACAATATAATGAATCTCTGAAGTGTGCAAATACCAATGCAAACCACCGTGCACGGCAGAAGGTCCTAAACAATCCGCTCCAACTCTCTTGCGTAACTCAAAGTCTGATTGCTAAGCTGCAGGGATGGAATTTCCTTCAAAGGTGCAGATTCCTTTGCCTTCTGGAAATATGCAAACCCACTCTTAGTCTCCCACTCGGGATGTTCCTGCATTCCAACGGAGATAGAAATGTTCAGGCTCCACATTGCAGCTTTTTACATGGACATGAATCTACTGTTTACTATCTACATCAGCACTTTTACAAGCATGAGGTTTTAGTACTGAACCCACCAGCCAAGTTTGACCCCAGCAGAGTGACAGCAAGGGCCAAATGACAAGTAGATGTGACAAGTGTAAGTTTTATATCTGTCTATGATCCCAGAATAGGATAAATTATCATACTCATTGAAAAGGATATAAACTAGCAACTCCATAGAAGAGGTTTTATGAGATCCTCCGAAGATTTGAACTGATGTAGGAGAGTATATTATCCTATTGacttaattagtcaattagaATAGAATTCTAGGTAGAATATTCAATCTAAAGTCCTCTTATAAATTTTACCTTCTTGACATACTCTGCAAGTTCTTGGTCAAAGGATGATAGCAACATTTGCCATGCATCACTAATTGACAAATAGTCATATGCTTTTTCGTTACATCTAGCAATATCATCTCTGTtgtacaaaggaaaaaaaacagagtaagcACACAAAAAAGAATCTTTAAGTATGATAATCTCATTACTTGACTAAACCTTGAAATCTAGATGGGTCACACTTCATGCTTCTATTTGCATATTGCGATGGTTGATAGCAATTAGTACAGGCCACGTACTCTTGTATTCTAATTCAAGAGCAACAAAAAGCCACACAAGTATATGGCTCAATCATCCCATAAAAAATGCTATACATTTCCAAAAATACCTTCTGTTGCAAATATAGGAAGAGACATATATCTAGTTCTATTGATTTCTGATCCAAACGTATCCAGTTGAAGCTAGCTTCAAATCTTTTGACCGATTTAACATCTTAACAACAAAGGCACAGTAATTACCTGACTGTCTTGGCCAGAAGGTCCATAACATAAACATGAGTCTCATGAGGCACTGCTGCCTAGCACTCAAAACATGATTATAGGCCCCTTCTATGAAGATTGCTCCAACTCAACAGCATGCTTGATGCAAGGATTCTCTAGGGTGGCAAATGAAAGCAATTCAAGTTTGATATGCCATTCCATTCTGCACAAGGAGTCTCAACAGGTTGAGACCTCAAATGGGGTACTCTTGAGGAGATGGTGGAATATGGCCACTGCTCAACCAGAAGAATTCTCaagtaagtttacataaaaatgaTGAGTGCAAAATGGTAAATAAAGCAATAAGGATGGGAACTCTTTCCCATGATCTAGCAATTCAGGTCTAATACCTTGTAGCGTCTGCAATTGCACATGCCCATGAGTATGAATAAACAATTTTAAGCAACGCCAGGACAAAAGTTACCCTGCATTTGTATAATAAGGCTTCAGTTGAAAAAAATCTTGCTCAAAGGCATCTTGATCTTCCATCTTCACACTTACAATAACAGCACGCTCATTAAGTACTAAAGAGTTCTTTAGGAAGTCGGGTGATGTGAGGCTTCCAAATTCAATTCAGCAACTGAATGACATTTAATCTTTCTCACCATAAACCAACTCTAGCTTATGTCGTGCATCTTCTATATAAGTCTCAAGCATTTGCCGTGGTCCACTATGCATGCAAATCCAATGAAAGTGCAGTTTTGCAAAAGATCCTGTAAACCCAATGAAAAGTGAGGAGGCAAAGGCTTTGCACTTGTCAGCTTTTTATTAGTATTGTCATCTTGAAGATCAAGTAAGACTACATTGTAAAGATGGAAACAAAACACGCATTGTGGAGCAGAAGGGCATActgaaaagaaacaagaaaagccaacataatttgaaaaagaaaagaaaagaaaaaggaataaacaAGGAAATAAGTATTAAGAAATTGGAAACATTTGGGTGGTTGGGAATTCCTCAAATGTTCAGTATTACATCATCATAAAAGATGATGAGATCCATCAATGATGGTCACATCCTAACAGCAAGGAGTTGATTCATCATAACGCCATGATTCAAAAGAGGCGGACCATTGTTGCATACCCACCCATTAaattcctctttctctttcccgaTCCGTCAGAAGTATCAATTAAGCAAACTAATGATgactttcattgttcttttgcAGCAGAAGGAACATCATTTATCAGAGAGAGGCAACAACATTTAGCAACGATTTTGCCATGCAAAGGCTACATCATGGATCACTCAAGACAATATCAAATTGCAAACCCCAGATTCATTGATTCTGCTCAGTCTTGAGAGTGTTATGCAGCAAATGTAGAAAGCAAAATCACATGTTCACAGAGCTCAATCCGGAgtctaggaaaaaaataaggggaaaagaaatttcttatATGATTGTCTTATGCCGTCTCTTCGAAATACCATCAATTAGAAGCAAGCACAAGCCCACAGCCGGTGGCTATTTCAACCTACTGAACTAAAAATTGAACTGGACACAAGCAACCCTAGTTGGCCTTCCTATGCCAATGCTTCGCAACTCTTTGACCAACAGAGACAATTGATGTCACCCGGTGTGCATATTTTCAATTCTACCATAACAGATTAAACCTAAGTGTATCTAGACCTATCCATAGGGTTAGATTGATTAAGAATGACGTATACATTCTCCAAGTTGTCCATCTCCATGTGACTAGGCTAATTTCGGTTTCCGGTTCTTCCAAGCAGGTAAGCCAAGGAAAATATACTACAGATCtctcgcgaccaaatttttcgggtgtgaaccacttAGGTTTTGACTAATGAATTATTAAGCCTAAATTTaacgcgggctctcccaagcccatactaatttgcgacttagattcaagttcttaacacgcaattgattttcaattaggagtcgccactaatatatttttggtgggtcaattagaaacccaagtaaagtaacaggagtttcattttactcctacgaaccagagactaaggattcggggacttggttacgctagatttctctaacaccctttcggtacctttctttttattttgaaaaaatgtttagcaagcggtttggattgattttaagtctattttcctacatgtaaggtgatcatgcgggtacacaaaccaccaatttaacacctatataaacaataaataaataaataactcacctcaaagcaacgaaagcatctacaatgttaaattaaaatccacatcaacaaccctagatatggtttctaattaacacgcaatttttatttttgttttcgctTAATTAATGCAGTATGTAATgcaatattaattgaatgacctaattctaatgatatgtaatttctaattaaatggtccTAGcgaaaatactaaatgacatgcatctcaatgaatctaactctaatgacgtgcatatgacaattttttctttttcctaatagAATGTATTTTACCCTaaattataaattgatttaacctatgactttttttgtattttttaagaaattcgaaattaggtgaaatgtgaaaatgacttaattagattaagatcctatttaatttatatgagGAATTAGGTTGAAccaaatctaatttaaactaaaatattatcttaacctaaataatcctaaaatgcaatctatttgataaaatacttaaacctataataaattaagaaaaaacatcatataaaattaaactaaatgcaatttaccctaatatgcaatgacgtgcaaaggaTGCCttaattttacatgacatatgcatactgatttttttttttgtgtttttcctttttccttttttttttttaatttcgaaattgataattgccaaataattaaacatgcaatccatttttttttaaaaagacctagcaacctaaattaatttatttgattttttttattttttgaaaaaactcgaaataaaatttctactgtgagcatgcaaaccctaaaactacattttttttttaattttttaaagaaaactaatttaagtaacacctaggggtgtgcaaaataccggaaccgcccggaccgcccggaaccggaccggaaccggaccggaaccgcccggaaccgggtAGTTCTTGAgagaaccggtccggttctcggttgcccaatttttgggaaccggtgggaACCGGTCCTGTTCCCTGTTCctcgggcggatccgcccaccggACCGGACCCGGTTccctttaatattttaaaaaaaatactaaaatagaatACAAAGCAATCGTTTTGTGGCAATTGTTTTTGCTGCAGGATGAATACAAAGCTAAATATTGGggaattcttatgctttttcgttgtttagtttatttattaatataatgatgaaggTGATGTATTCAAAAACTCTTGTTTAGTTgcacttcctttgttttcctgtgtttggatggtgcctcatttcacctcctttgatttgtttgtgcgacttgtgatattttgtCGAACCTAATGAGGGATATGTCCAGTTCATAGCTTTAAGAGAGACCCATTTTTACTAAACACTTACTACTCTCTCTGCCTCTATATCAACTTACGTACATCTATTCcttcattggttgcatttatagttgcaacaaatgaatttttgttccacgtacttaaatttggtttttctttttttggcttgctttgatgtcacgtaatcattttatgttgaaaatcaaaattgtttcgcgtcaagatcggttccatggatccacccagaaccgaaccggaccgggcggtccggtccgggtggatccatgcaacaaacaggtggatcccggttctaatttttcgaaaccggtccttagcgggcggttcctgCTTCTAGGTTGGGAACCACCCGCccgaccatgcacacccctagtaacaccacagcaaatcaagccatattgatacccaaattgATGAACCATATCTCAcgatgagatcgggttggctaatttcacataaatcacaaatcgaatctcgggcgggagatcggattggcattttttaagtaattgcgagttAGATTTCGGGCGCAAAATCGGactgacaatcactaatttcgaggcaatttcatatcatggaattatcaatttcacataagaggataattacactaaaaagataaaataaaaaagtaaaaataataaaacaaaaataagataaagaaaatacctaaatttcttttgcttttctctttcttcttttctttttttctgaaaatgaaaaaggaaaataaagctggtggccggtccggcgaggggagatcgccggctagggttccggcgaggctcCGGAGGATGGCGTGACGGCGGCGCGGCACCAGGGGGCTTCGGAATCAGCTCGGGGCGACGCAGGCGGCACGGCGAAACCGGAGGGCAGTGTTGCGGGCGGAGCAGGGGCTTCGAGTCTCCTGGCGTCGGTCACGCAGGCTGCAAAGATCGGATCGTGGCGCGGGGTCCGTCGATCAGCGATCGGGGCGGCACGGCGGCGTCGGGACGGGAGCGCCGAGGCTTCGGACCTGCAGGCAGAGAGATCCCGACGTCTGGACCACGGATCTGCAGCGATAGGGCTCCACGAGCGGATCTGGGACGGGTGTCGCAAAGCAGGGCTCGACGTCGAGGCGGCGCGGGTCGTGCAGACGGAGACTGGCGGCTGCCACAGCGCGGAGAAGGGCGGCTCAGACGaggggcggcgtcgcgggcttCGGGCGTACTGGCGGACGGCTCGGCGACGCGGCTTCCAATGGACGGATGGCAGAGCAGAGTGGCGTCAGGGGGCGGGGCGCCCGAACTCCGGTGCTGCAGATCGGTGACAGGACAACGCAGCGGCGGGGGAATCGGGTCGGCGCGAGCTTCGGGTTGCGGCTCTGGCAACAGATCGGCGAAGCGGCGGTGCTGCTCACGGAGGCGGGCAGAGGTCGGCGGCTCGACCGCCGGTAGGGATCCCTCCcccacgaggaagatgaacagtcgtGGGGGAccctttttacctttttttttttacttttcctctctcttcacttactttttcactttttgctcttttgggtgccttttttttttacggaaAAGAACTCCCCCCACTCCCACCGTATGCGACTCCTTTTATACATCAAAAAATTGTATCCCCATGGTATATTTCATTGCCGATTTTGCTCGTGTAAAATTCCATTGAATATATCGTTTCACCCTGCACAATATTTTCTGCATATTCGATCAGAAAAAATTCCCCTTTTGCTCAAAAAACGCATCTCTCAATGTATATTAcctaaatatgtgaaaaatcttaacGAAATAtgacacaaaataaaattttcctaaactatatgccatgtgattatgatttttttattgattttttgtttaggaaaaattaaccccaaaaatttaggtgtcaacaagatcAAATACAAAATTGTATTCAACAACAAAATGGATATGATTACTAAAAATAAGtatcaaatttctcaaaaagagCAAAAGGGATGAGAATGCCATTAGCATAAAATAACCAATCTTCAAAGTGTGCAAATACCttagatcaaaaaaaaaaaaaaagtgcaaatacCAATGCAAACCACCATGCACTACCGCAGGTCCTAAACAACCTGCTCCAGCTCTCTTGTGTAACCCAATGTCTGATTGATAAGCTGCAGGGAAGGAAGTTCCTTTGAAGATGCAGATTCCTTGACCTTCTGAAAATATACAAACCTGCTCTTAATCTGCCACTAGGGATGCTCCTGCATTCCAACAGGTAACATATGTAATTGTTCAGTCTCCACAATACAGCTTTTATGTGGATAAATTTTTCCACACACACTCCGAAGCACTTTTTCAAGCACAAGGTTTCCATACCAAGCACACCTTGCCAAGTTCAAACTCAGCAGAGTGATAGCAACGGTCAAATGACACATAGATGTTGTAAGCGTAAGTTTAACATCAATCCTTGATTCCAGAAGAAGACAAACAATCGTAATAATTCAAGAGGACATAGATTAGCAACTCAATAGAACAGATTTTATGAGACCCTTTGAAGATCCGAACTAATACAGGAGCAGATATATAACTCCAAGTAGAGAAAACCAAAATCGTTTCATAATATTTACCTCCTTACATATGCCGCTAGTTCTTGGTCGCAGGAGAAGAACAACATTTGCCGTGTGTCACCAATTTGACAAATAATCATATGCTTTCTCGCTACATCCAGCAATTTCATCAACGTCGTTCAAAGGGAAAGACTAATGTGAGCACACACGAAAGAATCTTTAAATTATATCTTGCAGCCTTTACATGTAGGAGACAGGGATActgataaaaacaaaaacaaaaaaatgtagGAGACTGGGAGATGCAAAATGCACGGTTGTATTTCTCGTCATCGTTTGTCTATAtacaaagaaatcaattgcacaaGCCGAAAGGAACACGCCCATTTCCGATTAATGTACCCGAGTTCCTACTCCACATTCGCATTTCGTCAAACACCCGACCAGCACTATGGAAATGATCGGATCTCCTCTCCTTTCCTCCCCTCTCCAAGGCAGCAGCTTCCAACGATGATTGTCTTCTAACGCCACGACAAGCAACGGCTCTTATTTCTTCAGATGCCTCCCCCATCCAGCGTCTTTTAGAGAAGCAACGAAttcgctcctcctcctcctcctcacggtgCTCGCGAGAACTTTGCATTCTCCCATGAGCAAAGTCGCTGGAGAAACAACAGATTCCAGTTCCCACCCCCACTGATTGGGAAGTCCTCAAGGATGAGAGGGAAAACGAAACGAATGACGATTTATGATGGAAAGACTTGACATGGAAACTAATTTGTCAAGGAATAAGCCATAATACAATACTCTCTATTTATTCTGGGGGCCTGACAACCCACAAGCTCACGCGCCCCTCCCTCCTCTGTCACCGGACTGCTGGGGCCACCCTTGGCCACCCACATCATTATCCCTCTGTCACCTGCCGCACTTATGGATCTCCTTGAATATTTCGTCCGTACCGCCATATCTAGAGACATGTGAAGATATCACGCTCAATTTGGGACAGGTGTAGATCCCTACTCGAGAAAGATGAGGCACGGCTCCTTCAGCGGCCCTCCACTCCTCCAAAtcaagtaataaataaaaaagtaaatgcTTGAGTTGAGGAAAGCCTCCTGCAGAGcaaaccattttctttcccttgaaaGCACAACATCCTAGCATGAGAACAACcaagtttttcaatttctccaatattGGCATCGGATCTTCTTTGAGATTGGAATCTAGTAAGACCAGCTTCCTCAATTGATGGGGTATACTCTCATGTTTCGGTAACTTCTCTATTGTCCCTACTAAGAACAGTTTACATGAATAGCCATAATTTGACATTTTACTCAATTCACCTTCAGtccataaacaaaaaaatttacctaaacaaaaaaaacaaggatCGAAGATGTTTCAACTTGAATTTAGTAAGTTGCGAAAATATCTCCCACTCGATAGATTCATTCCTTTCATTGACAGTCAGTTTTTGCAGATTGGTAAGCTTGCCCACATCGTTCACATCACATTTCTTCGTCAATGTCCGTAAATTCTTTAAAGTACCCATTTGCAACTTCTTCCGGGCCCCATGGCATTTCTTCTTGACATCAAAGTCGTAAGGAAGACGGAGATACCTCAACCTTCTCATCTTCCACAACACATTTGGCATGGAAACCCAAACATATCTACCTGTGAATAGGTCCAAGAATTCCATACATACAAGGTTCCCCATAGATTGCGGCAAGCCTGTAAACCTACTACTTACTAAACTTAGGAATCTTAAATGGACTAGGTCTCCCACTGATTTAGGTAGACTTCCTACCACCCCATCAAGATTGTCTAGCTTCAGAACTCTGAGAAACTTACGGTTGATGAAAATAGGTTGAACTTGCTGCCACATCCATTTGGTAGTTTTCCCATACTGTAAGAACATAAGAGTTCGAACGTGGGGCATAGTCCTTATTTGTTCCAACCTCGGAGTCACCTTTCCTTCACCAATCTCGCGCATATAAAGAGAAAGCCTCCGTGTCTCGCAAGTTGACTCAACTTCTGTTGCCATCGAAGAAGAACTACCATCACTTTCATTGTCCCGTTGAATGTTATGAAAGCTTAGAAACTTCTCTTGCCTAGCCTTGAGGACACATAAGTCTCGCATCAGGTCATGGAGGCGACAGGTTTTGATATTTCCACTCGAGTTGAGTCGTACTTGGACCAATTCCCTCTTAACTAACTCCATTAAATATTGCTCCGCTACATTTTCGATTgtagtttctctctcttcgtcaGATGAATCGAACGGCACAAAGCCTTCGGCAATCCACATGTGAAGGACTCTCTTTACAGGGATTTCCACATCCTCCGGAAAGCTAACCAATAGAGGAAGCATGGCTTTAGACGCCATGGTAGATCATCATAGCTTAAGGCCAGCGCTTTTAATACATCACTCTTAtcatcaaaatgcaaattgatgTTTCTGTAAACCATCTCCAACTTGTTGACCGCCAAAAGTCCACCAAGCACAATAACAGCCAAAGGTAATCCCCCACACTTCTTAAGGAGTTCATCTCCTAACTTCTTCTTGTCTTCAGTGATTTCTACATAATATCAAGTAACAAATTGAAACTCGATAGTAATAGGAAGAAGCAACTGTCATAAGAAGATAACTTCAAGGACAAATATTTGTTTTGTGATATATGAGTTAGATGTTGTAATTCCTTATATTATGTGGTTCATTTATGTTTTTGTAAGGGGAAAAACTATAGAGACCCCAATAAAGCTCCTATGCATGCCTTTGTCTACGCTTGAAAGATCAAGAACACTAAATTAACTAATGGAATGTATTGTCTTTGTTATATGTTGCTTGAATTAATTGACTTGAGCAAATGTATAACAACAATAATCCTactcaatgaagaaaaaagaacgcAATGCGGGGATAAATCTGCCGTGACTTGAGTGTGCTACTAATCTCCCTCAAAATTCTAGTGAAATCTTCATGTTGTCACTCTATTTTGTCACATAAAGATTCACAATTTTCGTAGTAATCCCAAGTCTTATTGTGAAGCCAATTATTCACAAATGCAAGAAAAGGTGGACCTGAAATGAAGCCTATGGAAGAAGTAACATAGCTAAGCTTTATATTATTTCATAAATCCTATCAAAATTGCTTATTATGATGGTCAAATGAAagcattttcaatatttatccTCATCGGAGGACAGGAGGAGCAAAGTTTTGGATGTTGGCTTAGAGGTACAATTGTTAgctattgagaaaaaaaaaaggtgcatcTAATTCCTCAAATATCGAAATTATGGTGCCTAATACTCGATATATTGATCATTTGAACTCCACTGTAACTATCGATTCATTAATTGCTAAAGCTTCCAAAAGGCCAAATTGAGCAATGAAGTACCTGGTATTTGTCCCTCCATCTTTGATTGTCTTGCAATACCTTCTACAACTTGACCTGCAACAATACCTCGACCAACTCCAAGTCCAACAGAAGAAAGTTCAATAGCTAATCCGACAATAATTATAGAAGCACCATAAATTAGAATCAAACAGGCAATATAATCCTTTGAAGCCACTATATGTTAGGTCAATAACTTCAGAGAAGTCTTACCTTTTGTTTCAGGGAATGCCTTCTTCTTTAGCAAATCCCAGCTCTCCTCATGCGATAAGCACTGAGGTTCATGGAGAAAACAATGGGGATCGATATGCTCCGCTACTTCTTTATTGCGGGTTGTTATCAATAGCTTGCTTCTCGTGTCCTTGATCGGGAATGCATCTCGAAGACCATCCCATGTCTCATTGGTCCAAATTCCATCAAGAACCATGATACATCTCTTCTTTTGTTGGATCTTGTATAGAGTTTCAAACAATTCGTGAACTATCATCTCCTTAATCTCCTTTCTTTGATCAGGGATCAATTGAACAAGAATTTCTACCAAGATATTTTCTATGTTATACTCTTGAGATACACAAGCCCAAGCAAAACTATCGAAATGGTTCTTCACTTCGTCACGAGCAAAGACTTTCTTAGCGAGCATGGTTTTACCCAAACCACCCATTCCACAGATGGAAATAACT
This Eucalyptus grandis isolate ANBG69807.140 chromosome 7, ASM1654582v1, whole genome shotgun sequence DNA region includes the following protein-coding sequences:
- the LOC108955701 gene encoding putative disease resistance protein At1g59780, which translates into the protein MASKAMLPLLVSFPEDVEIPVKRVLHMWIAEGFVPFDSSDEERETTIENVAEQYLMELVKRELVQVRLNSSGNIKTCRLHDLMRDLCVLKARQEKFLSFHNIQRDNESDGSSSSMATEVESTCETRRLSLYMREIGEGKVTPRLEQIRTMPHVRTLMFLQYGKTTKWMWQQVQPIFINRKFLRVLKLDNLDGVVGSLPKSVGDLVHLRFLSLVSSRFTGLPQSMGNLVCMEFLDLFTGRYVWVSMPNVLWKMRRLRYLRLPYDFDVKKKCHGARKKLQMGTLKNLRTLTKKCDVNDVGKLTNLQKLTVNERNESIEWEIFSQLTKFKLKHLRSLFFLFR